The following is a genomic window from Anopheles aquasalis chromosome 3, idAnoAquaMG_Q_19, whole genome shotgun sequence.
ACAGTTGATCCACACCCCCCTCAAAAGCTCAAAGCTACACGTGGCACAACATGATTTAGAGGGGCTGGTGTCACGTTGAATGCAATGAACCAAAGGTCCCCTGAGCGTGCGTACCGTGTTGTGTAGTGGACAGCGAGAAAGCAGCGACTAAACATGTCATCCACATCTACAGGATCCAACCATTAAAACATGAATACAAACCCCCTTAAAACAGGGACAAGTAATCAACAtaggaagcaaaagcaaaagaaaaagggaaacaaagatacattaaacaaaaaaaaaggcatatTAGGGTAAACTATAATATAAAAACAGCTGAAACACGAATGAATTCGGTAGCACGAGAACAGGAGAAACAAGTGGTGAAAAATGGTAAGGAAGGCGTAGTATGATAGTGGGTAGTGGAACGGTTGAAAAAATCGCTGAATGGTGGAACAGTGGCGCGAACTGGTAACTTTCTCACTACTTACAAGAGTACACTTACAATGATCCGTTATCAATACCATATGCGAGCGGTAATCTTACCGTAACATTGTTTCTTTTACTCACTCTTGGCATTGAGCCTACGAGTGCTTCGCTATATTCTCGACCTCAGAGGACGATTCTCTGCGATGCGTGCATTTCAGCGAGTTAATAAACGTGTTGAGTAGTTTCGTTGACTCCTAGACCCGAGATGGATTTATGATAGGCTGAAAGTATTAATGAAATGATAATCAAGCGAACGCactccttctttccttccaacAATGCGTGTCCCTCTTTGatattgagtttttttttcttcttttactaTCGGCGAAACGTGGTATAGTTAAGGGGGGTGGGCGCTCTGATAAATGGCAAGGAGGTTACACACGGtattgcaaacaaaaaaggaaacactgaatacacaaaaaaacacacctaCACAATAATTACCcagctaacggtacagtaaaGTGTCCGCCATATTTGTCAACCCACTTAATCCACAACCCCAGGCAATgttagcaacaaaaaaggatcacaCCACATCCTACACCTCAcacacagcagacacacaaacacacacgaacaaCACAAATTTGTAAGAgatataaaaacaaaaaaaatatttaaactagccaaaaaaagaaactaattGGAATATAGAGGAGCGTGAAGGTAAATCACAATGCAACAGAGAAAACGGAACAGCAACCAGAGATAACAACCAAGAGTGTCCAGCACTGGAACAAAATCAGTATAGTTAAGTACTGCCGAACTATTTGAAGGGCACGTGGTGTGGGAAGCATGGCGCTAAGAAACAATGGCTTTGGCGAAAGCAgatggttgctgttggaaTAAACGCTTGTTCAGAATCATTGTAGGAAAAGGGGAGCTCCAAAGAACGGTGGGCAACTCCAGtcagagaaaaaagagagatatgATGATGGTAAGATGCTGGTGGGTAAAAGGAGGGGGCAACGCCCAACGGCACGCTGAACCGAAAACGGGATACCCACGGCCAAACAAGAAGCGCTCAGAGACAGGCAGAGAGGAAAGCGGAGAAAAAGAATCGTGCGTGAACGAAGCGAGACCGACCAGGCCAAACCGCCGCCGAAcagggaaaacgggaaaatgaaaatgaacacGGATTGTCATGCAGCGAAACGatggaaacacacaaacgaaaAACCCCGAAgtatgtataaaaaaaaacggatacaaaacaaaataaatcaacTGCTCTCAAATCGACCAACCAATGGCCGCCGCATGCTTTGGTGTTTAGTAGTGCACCCACCACCGCTTGCTTTGTGCGgtgcattttatttcattttttgcttCACCCCATTCAACATCTCACTCATCATCGAACTGAATTCGCGAATCTTCGGTTGCTAGCAGCTGGTCGGCCTGCttgatgcgctgctgcagcaactgcacCTGATCCTCGGGCAACTGCTTATGGGAGGCGCTACCGCGAGCAAGGAAGTGGTGCATAAACAGCCGCAGACTATCCTTGAACGCCTTCAGCTTGTAGCTCGCCACAATGCGACTGAACACCTGCAGGCACTTGTTCTcttccaccggcagcagaagACCCAGCATCACCTGACGCATCAACCGCAAGCTCACCTTATCGAGATCGGCAAAATCGACCACCTTCAGGCAGGACAGCGGAAGTCCACCCTCACCGATCAGATGCGTAATGAAGCGTGCAAGGTTGCGCAACTGCTGGGGTTTCAACGAATGCACCTCCTTCAACCGATCCCAGAGGGCAAACTGAATCGCCAGCTGGTAGCGGCGATCGTAGTCGCAAAACTTTTGCGACAACACACTGTAGTACGGGTTGTACTCTTTCTCCGCCAGACTGCAGTGCATTATCACGGACACTACGATCCGGAGATCCTTGATGGCGAGCCGCAACAACTTCTCGAACGCATCGAGGTAGTCTTCGGCGCTCATCACGATACAGAACACATTCCGACGATCGTCCGTGTTCATACGCTGCTGGCGTGCtagctccagcagctgctcacTGAACTGTCCACCGGCGGCACCATCGCGACCGGCAGCATCGGGTGTCTTTCCCCCGATGGTGCTCGGTGCACCGTGCCAGGCAGAACCGACGAGCCACCATTTACCCCGCTCCGGGATGTTGACAATGTCGTCCAGCCCAATGTTCATCGTTGAGACGTACTTTCCGCTCGTGATCATGCCCTTCAGCAGCTTTCGGAAATGTTCGACCAACGTCGGATCGTACGCCGGTATCTTGTgcatgttgttgttcttcaCCGCCATTAACGTCTCGAGCATGAACTTAACGCGAGGgctacgagagagagagagggagagaaacaTTAGACTTTTCGTAATAATCTGTGTAATAAAATCGAAGTTCCTGCATTCACTTACTCCTTCCTTAGCTCCTCCGGTGCATTGGCGGCCTTTTTCTGTATGGCCACGATCAAATCCTTCAGCGCAAGCGGATCATCCTTCCGCAGGATGAAGCCTATCgtacgcagcaccagcaggatgCACTCGACGGCCTTCTCGTTGAAACACTCGAGCAGCTTCTGTAACATCTCGTACACCAGCTTACCCTTGACAATGTCGAACGTGTACAGATGGCACAGGATCTGCACACAGTTATCCAGCTGTTTCGCTTCATTCTCATCCGTAGCGATCGTTTGGAGAAGGGCGAAAAACCGTTCCACAACCGTCTCGAGAAAGTGGGAACCAACCTCACTGCCGACGTTGGCATGGAGAATGGCAACGAGCAGCATGTGCTCCAGCACCATACGCTCGGGTGTGAGGGTTGGCGGAACCAGTGCCTCGAGCAGTAAGCTCGTCAGCGTGCTGTTCATATCGAACCGTGCGTTCTGCATGTACAGATTGTCCAGTTCAATCGAAATACGATGAACGTTCGCTTCGGCCAACCGATTCACCTGTCCCTTAAGTTGGCGCTTTAGGCGAAGCAGTTTCTCCTGTCGCTTCGGATCATCGGAGGCCGAACTTTGTGCTTCTTGCTTGGCCCGCAGATGAGGGGGAACATATTTACCACCAGCTGTTCCGGGTGTTCCAACGGTTTCCTCTTTGATAACATTCCCCGCTTTATCTCGCTTGCGTCCATAAATGTCTTCCCAGGTTCCATCGCCATTGGTGTCctttccatcatcaccattatcTGTTTCGGATCCTCCATCCTCCTCAAACGATCCATCCGATTCCAGTCCATCAAGCAGATCATCCAATCCATCATCCCCCTCCTctgtgtcgtcgtcggacTCGGCATCTTCTTCACTTTCGGtggattttttacttttcttcgctttcaccGCACTGTTGGCCTTTTTCTTGCTGGGATTCAGTAACACGAAACGACCGGCACCGGtttccttttccgcttcttcgtCCTGTTCACTCATTTCATCCTCCTCGGAATCGTAGGCGgctgttttccgtttcttgcCATTCTTTGTCTGCTTACTATCCGCAGCAAACTGTACCTTTCTCTTCCGCTGATTATCCTGTCCGTCTTCCCCCTCGCTGCTaccttcatcgtcatcatcatcatccgtacCGGAATACAGTTCGTCACTTTCGGAGTAATCCGAATCCATGTCTCCATCTTGCTCCTCATCCCCTTCGATGTCCAACTCTGAATCGTAATCACCCAAATCATCGAACTCATCTAGTCCGAGATgcttttcctccattttcctaAGTTTCTCCACACGGCGCCTTTCTTTTTGGGAAAGTTTACCCCCGGTTCCCGCCACACCGTCTGGCTCAccagaggaggaggatttgCCATTGGTTGCTGTAGTAACGCCACTTTCAGCACCCACGGCCTGCTGCAGATCTTCCACAAACTCATCGGACGAGTTCTCTTCCAGCTCCGCGGCCTCCTTTGCGGCTTCGTACATCTTGCGGATACTGTCGTCAGTGCACAGTTCCAGCGCATAATCGAGCCCATCGTCGAAGCTCTTCGGTACGCCCTCCTTGTTCTTGCGTCGATTGATGTGCAGCAGTTTTTCGTACTTCTTGATGATGCGATCGTCCTCCTCGTTGGCCGCCTCCAGCTGATCGATACGTTTCTTCTTCAGGCTCTCTTCGTACTGGCGCAGCTCCATCATTTCCTTCTCCCGTTCCACATCCAGCTGGTTGGTCAAGAGGGCGCTCTTCGAGCGTTGCTGTCCCTGCTgtccctgctgttgctgcttctgctggcctTCCTCGTCTTCCTCGCCACCAGAGCACAGATCCGAATCGATCTCCTCATCCTCGACGTCGTTATCGGGGAACTCTTCATCCTCAGAGTCGGCATGCTGTCCCGCCTTCTTACCCCCGCCCttatctcttcctcctcctgcagcaCTCTCATACCGTTCCTTCCGGCTGCGATTGTGATAATTGAAGCGATTGATTTTCTTCTGTTGCCGCTTTTCCTTGCGCAACTCTTTGCGGCTTTTCGGCTGGTTCACccggccacgaccacggcccCGACCGCCAACCAAACCTTGTCGAACATTTTTCTGTGGTCTGGGAGGGATAAAGGTTATTCACTTGTGGGAAATATGCTTCAACTCTCCTTAAATAGTTCACAATTTACCTAATTTTCATTCTGCCGGCTTCCGATCATCGcaatcgaacaaacaaaacaaatgctgACGTTTCtgaaaaacgtgcgcgtgaagtGCCTTGAATAAACTTACAATGAACTTTAAAAAACAATATGAACTTTAAAAAAGAGGTTGAAAGAAAGTTGCGATCATGAGCGAGCATTTGAAATAAAGTTTCCAAAGACATGAAACGATAGCTAATCAAAGATTCTTGATTATAAAAGTTGTTATTGTGGCCCGGCACCTTAATTCAGGATATATTGAAGACACTTCGTTACGCTTTTCAACGGGCTGTGACGTCTGTCAAAAACCGGACcgagaaaccccccccccccccctttcaacggtgctggaaaaaggaaaaactcccGGAAAATAATGCACAGCGGCGTGTAGTGCCGCGTTTAGTTCCCATTTTAGAGTCTCGAACGAAAATCCATCACCGAACGGTTCAAAGAAACCATGGCACAGCTACTGCGTGGCCGATCGAGGTAAATACGAAACGCCGAGAGCTGTGCGGCGATCGCTCCTGTTCCTGCGAGAAAAAGCGATGTTGTCATCCGTCGCTCCTGCAAAAGTTATGTAAAgtgtattgattttttttatcattgcaCTTCTTATCGTTCCCCGACACACCCGACACGTGCTCCTGCATCCTGCGTGGCTACGTAGGATCGATCCTCGCTTCAAGCATGTACGACCCGTGGTGTACGCGGTGAGCCGCGTGAACTTTTCCGGATTTACCTCTGGCAACTACCAccatggcggcggcggaggaggagcaggaagcaGCCAAGGAACCACCGGATCGCAGTACAACTTCCACCGGCAGCATGATTTCCTGCGTCCACCGAACACGGGCGGATGGCAGTACTCGCACCATCAGTACCGCAGCTACGGCATGCTGATTGGCCGGGTGTTACGCGGCGTACTCAAGCTACGGTATCTGGTGTTGGGCGGCGcaatcggtggcggtgtgacGCTGAACAAGCGGTACGAGGAGTGGAAAGATGGACTGCCCGACATGAAATGGCTGGAGGAGGTGCTGCCCGACAACGAAAAGTGGGCCGGCTTCACTCGAAATCTGTTGGCGGTCAAGGATGCGGTGAAAGATTCCATCGAGATTGGTAAGCAGTCAAGCGTGATGAGGATCTCAATCCAATCCAAGCAGCCTAATGTGTTCCGCTCCACCGTAGATCCCCGTTTGAAGCAGCTAAGCGAGAACAAAATGAACGAATGGCGACAGTGGTTCGACCAACGGTTGGACAACGCGATCGAAGCCGCGGAAACGCAACAAAACCCTCAAATTGAAAGTAAGTAAATCTCGCGTCTTTGTGAATAACCCCCCGGACCCATCTTTCGCCGACCCGATTCAGTGCTCAAGAATGATTAAATCATTAGCCCCTCAACTCTGTCGTAACGGTAATCGCGCATTTATCCGTTATAACACTGTCTGTGTATCGATCGAATCATAAGTTTCAATGGCTGCCTTCGTCATCGTGTTTCATAGGTACAGATATTATTCTTGTTTCTTTCAAATTTTTGTTCACTTATTAAACAATCTATCTACACTTCTCAATAACACATCAAATCATCGTCCTTCATGCATTGGTCCACCCGTATGACACCAAACAGGCTACGATGCAGCAAATAATTCAGCTCCAGTGCAGTTTAATCGAAAttatattttcttctttctctccttctttctctcttctctttttggTCTAGGTTCTTTCCAGAATTTGTCAGAATTCATTTCCGACTTGTATGGAGGTAAAGAGCACTTACTCAAAAATACAAAGCTAGTACATTGCCACGCAGTGCAACCGATAGATCATAGCAATCATTTACTCATTCTTGAACAGTGATGAATAGGGCCGTTTGAATTGACCTAACACGTTTGCAATGCTTTCCTTGGTCTCAAACATTTCCCGCGCCTAATTCCCTTCTTCAAAACCCCGTTGTCATTCCAGCAACCAAAGAAGAGCTACGAGCCAAGAATACGGTCAATGCGAAAGGGCTGGGAGCGGAAGAGAGCCGGAAGCGCGTTGACACGCTGCAAGCCCAGGTTGACTCGCTGCAGACGGAAATCATGAACGTGCAGCTAAAGTACCAGCGTGAGGTGGAGaagctggagaaggaaaaccgCGACCTACGGCAACAGTACTTGATCATGAAGACGAACCGCAAACAGCCGACGAAGAAGCGTATCAAAAAGTCACTGATCGATATGTACTCGGAGGTGCTGGATGAGCTGTCCGGGTATGATACGAGCTACACGACGGCCGACCATCTCCCGCGAGTCGTCGTAGTAGGCGATCAAAGTAGCGGTAAAACGTCGGTCCTGGAATCCATCGCACAGGCGCGCATCTTTCCCCGTGGCAGTGGCGAGATGATGACGCGGGCACCGGTCAAGGTGACGCTGTCCGAGGGTCCGTACCATGTGGCTCAGTTTCGCGATTCCGATCGGGAGTACGATCTGACGAAGGAAAGTGATCTGTCGGAGTTGCGACGCGATGTGGAGATCCGCATGCGCAATTCGGTGCGTGGCGGTAAAACGGTCAGCATGGATGTGATTTCAATGACGGTCAAGGGACCGGGGCTGCAGCGTATGGTGCTGGTCGATTTGCCGGGGATCATCTCAACGCAAACGGTCGACATGGCACCGGATACGCGcgatcaaatcaaacacatgACCGAACACTACATGAGCAATCCGAATGCCATCATACTGTGCATTCAGGACGGTTCGGTGGATGCCGAACGGAGCAACGTGACCGATTTGGTATCGCAGTGCGATCCGCTCGGTAAGCGCACCATCTTCGTGCTGACCAAGGTGGATCTGGCTGAGGATCTGGCCGATCCGAACCGAATTCGCAAGATCCTTTCCGGCAAGCTGTTCCCCATGAAGGCTCTTGGGTATTTTGCCGTCGTCACGGGCCGCGGCCGAAAGGATGATAGCATCGAAACGATCCGCGAGTatgaggaaaagtttttcaaaaactccAAGCTATTCCAGTAAGTAACGCAGCGGCATCAGGCATTGTAACGAAATTTTGCTTAGACCTCAATTATGCTTCATTTAGAAGTGGCGTCACCATGTCGCATCAAGTCACTACGCGAAATTTGAGCCTGGCCGTTGCGGATCGCTTCTGGAAGATGGTTCGCGagacgatcgagcagcaggcGGATGCGTTTAAGGCTACACGATTCAATCTCGAGACGGAATGGAAGAACAACTTCCCGAGGTAAGTAATTCGCGCGGTATGGATGCATTTATTGGAGTCTATTTTTGATACATTGTCATAAATGTTTACAGATTGCGTGAATCTGGTCGAGACGAGCTGTTTGAGAAGGCGAAGGGCGAAGTGCTAGACGAGGTAGTGAACCTATCGCAGGTTTCGGCCAAAAAGTGGGAAGAACTCATGAACAACAAACTGTGGGAGAAGCTATCGAGCTATGTGTTCGAGAACGTGTACCTACCGGCGGCACAGTCCGGTTCACAGAGTAAGTCACGCTGGGCGAAATTGTATCGATTTTGGGTAACTGACCCGCTCTTTCGATAGATTCCTTCAACACGATGGTGGACATCAAGCTACGGCAATGGGCGGAACAGGCACTGCCAGCGAAATCGGTCGAAGCCGGCTGGGAGGCACTTCAGAAAGAGTTCCAGCACCTGATGGAAGTGGCACGGCGGACACCGGACCACGATGACCTGTACGATAATCTAAAGAGTGCCGTCATCGATGAAGCGATCCGGAGACACTCATGGGAGGATAAAGCGATCGATATGCTGCGCGTAATACAGCTCAACACACTCGAGGATCGGAGCGTGCACGACAAGCAGGAGTGGGATCAGGCGGTACGGTTCTTTGAAACGTCGGTCAAGGAAAAGCTGCAGGCGACAGAGACAACGATCGGTGAAATGTTCGGACCGAGCACGAGCCAAAAGTGGCTCCAGTGGCGCTCATCGACCGAAGAGCAAACCAAGCGGCGTCACGTGAAGGGCGAACTGGACAAAATACTCGATAGCGATGCAAAACACTCGCCCACACTCAGCTACGATGAGCTGACCACGGTGCGGAAGAACCTACAGCGCGGTAACATCGAGGTGGAGACGGATTACATTCGCGAAACGTGGTATCCCATCTATCGACGGTGAGTAGAGGGCCACGGGgccaacgaaaaaaacgaCTTTCCATGGATTATAGATGAATCCATATGCGTCCACTTGTAGGCATTTCTTGAAGCTAGCCCTGAACCGGGCTTACGACTGCCGTAAAGCGTACTATCTGTACTCGCAGCAGGGCAACGACTGCGAGATCAACTGTAGCGATGTGGTTCTGTTCTGGCGTATCCAGCAGGTCATCAAGGTGACGGCGAATGCGCTCCGGCAGCAAGTGATCAATCGGGAGGCACGCCGGTTGGATAAGGAAATCAAGGAGGTGCTAGACGAGTACGGAGAAGACGacgaaaagaagcagcagctgctgactGGCAAGCGCGTTCAGCTGGCCGAGGAACTGAGTAAGGATTCATCGTTTACTTCCCTTTATTCTCTTTGGTTCActgttttatttccattttttttcagttcGAGTGCGACAAATCCAAGAAAAACTAGAAGAATTCATCAATGCATTGAATCTGGAAAAATAAGGTACTCACTGCTGCGCCGATGCACCGAGCACAACAAACCCCTCTACGCATCATACGATCAACAGCTCTGTTCGCTTAGCTTGGGTTTCGTGTGACGTGGGCGTAGCTTAGAGGAATCGCGAAAAAACAAAGCACCTCGCCACCTAGCCGTATGTTCAGCTTGCGTAACGGCATCGTCAAGTTAAAGCTATTTATTTCCTTCCGCTCTGTCACCTGATCATCAGTCATCACTTTCATCGAAAAAACACCCTAACCACCCTAGTGGAACGAGGCGATCCACGATTGCGCTAcaggccatggccatggcttggctacagagagagagagaaagagtgcaaCGAATCTGGTCACGCGTTTAAGCCGCATTCCGTTGCCATCGTGTGACACCGCGATGTTAATCAACTTTAGCCAAAATCGCTttgcgaacgatggaaacCCATGTTTTCGCACAACAAtcgtggtagtagtggtagtctTGATCAAACCCGATTCAGCGGCGAATGGAGCAATACGCCGGCGTTTTTCTTGtgattggaaaacattttcagaAACAAACATGAAAGTCATTCGTCACTAATGTACTctaaataaaatttaattatcatCCATACGATAAGCTACGAACCCCTGCATACATCAAGCAAACCTTTTCTTGACGTTGAGGTTGACCGAAAAATACTTCGATGGTTACTATGAGTACAACAGTACTCGGTGGATTAGCGCAAACACAGCCTGCTACTAGCCACTGGAAGCAATCTTCAACGATGATCACAAGTTAACAATCAGTTGATCGCAGCGGCATCCTTCAAAGGAATA
Proteins encoded in this region:
- the LOC126577675 gene encoding nucleolar MIF4G domain-containing protein 1 homolog; this translates as MKIRPQKNVRQGLVGGRGRGRGRVNQPKSRKELRKEKRQQKKINRFNYHNRSRKERYESAAGGGRDKGGGKKAGQHADSEDEEFPDNDVEDEEIDSDLCSGGEEDEEGQQKQQQQGQQGQQRSKSALLTNQLDVEREKEMMELRQYEESLKKKRIDQLEAANEEDDRIIKKYEKLLHINRRKNKEGVPKSFDDGLDYALELCTDDSIRKMYEAAKEAAELEENSSDEFVEDLQQAVGAESGVTTATNGKSSSSGEPDGVAGTGGKLSQKERRRVEKLRKMEEKHLGLDEFDDLGDYDSELDIEGDEEQDGDMDSDYSESDELYSGTDDDDDDEGSSEGEDGQDNQRKRKVQFAADSKQTKNGKKRKTAAYDSEEDEMSEQDEEAEKETGAGRFVLLNPSKKKANSAVKAKKSKKSTESEEDAESDDDTEEGDDGLDDLLDGLESDGSFEEDGGSETDNGDDGKDTNGDGTWEDIYGRKRDKAGNVIKEETVGTPGTAGGKYVPPHLRAKQEAQSSASDDPKRQEKLLRLKRQLKGQVNRLAEANVHRISIELDNLYMQNARFDMNSTLTSLLLEALVPPTLTPERMVLEHMLLVAILHANVGSEVGSHFLETVVERFFALLQTIATDENEAKQLDNCVQILCHLYTFDIVKGKLVYEMLQKLLECFNEKAVECILLVLRTIGFILRKDDPLALKDLIVAIQKKAANAPEELRKDPRVKFMLETLMAVKNNNMHKIPAYDPTLVEHFRKLLKGMITSGKYVSTMNIGLDDIVNIPERGKWWLVGSAWHGAPSTIGGKTPDAAGRDGAAGGQFSEQLLELARQQRMNTDDRRNVFCIVMSAEDYLDAFEKLLRLAIKDLRIVVSVIMHCSLAEKEYNPYYSVLSQKFCDYDRRYQLAIQFALWDRLKEVHSLKPQQLRNLARFITHLIGEGGLPLSCLKVVDFADLDKVSLRLMRQVMLGLLLPVEENKCLQVFSRIVASYKLKAFKDSLRLFMHHFLARGSASHKQLPEDQVQLLQQRIKQADQLLATEDSRIQFDDE
- the LOC126577676 gene encoding dynamin-like 120 kDa protein, mitochondrial isoform X2 translates to MAQLLRGRSRIDPRFKHVRPVVYAVSRVNFSGFTSGNYHHGGGGGGAGSSQGTTGSQYNFHRQHDFLRPPNTGGWQYSHHQYRSYGMLIGRVLRGVLKLRYLVLGGAIGGGVTLNKRYEEWKDGLPDMKWLEEVLPDNEKWAGFTRNLLAVKDAVKDSIEIDPRLKQLSENKMNEWRQWFDQRLDNAIEAAETQQNPQIETTKEELRAKNTVNAKGLGAEESRKRVDTLQAQVDSLQTEIMNVQLKYQREVEKLEKENRDLRQQYLIMKTNRKQPTKKRIKKSLIDMYSEVLDELSGYDTSYTTADHLPRVVVVGDQSSGKTSVLESIAQARIFPRGSGEMMTRAPVKVTLSEGPYHVAQFRDSDREYDLTKESDLSELRRDVEIRMRNSVRGGKTVSMDVISMTVKGPGLQRMVLVDLPGIISTQTVDMAPDTRDQIKHMTEHYMSNPNAIILCIQDGSVDAERSNVTDLVSQCDPLGKRTIFVLTKVDLAEDLADPNRIRKILSGKLFPMKALGYFAVVTGRGRKDDSIETIREYEEKFFKNSKLFQSGVTMSHQVTTRNLSLAVADRFWKMVRETIEQQADAFKATRFNLETEWKNNFPRLRESGRDELFEKAKGEVLDEVVNLSQVSAKKWEELMNNKLWEKLSSYVFENVYLPAAQSGSQNSFNTMVDIKLRQWAEQALPAKSVEAGWEALQKEFQHLMEVARRTPDHDDLYDNLKSAVIDEAIRRHSWEDKAIDMLRVIQLNTLEDRSVHDKQEWDQAVRFFETSVKEKLQATETTIGEMFGPSTSQKWLQWRSSTEEQTKRRHVKGELDKILDSDAKHSPTLSYDELTTVRKNLQRGNIEVETDYIRETWYPIYRRHFLKLALNRAYDCRKAYYLYSQQGNDCEINCSDVVLFWRIQQVIKVTANALRQQVINREARRLDKEIKEVLDEYGEDDEKKQQLLTGKRVQLAEELIRVRQIQEKLEEFINALNLEK
- the LOC126577676 gene encoding dynamin-like 120 kDa protein, mitochondrial isoform X1, translating into MAQLLRGRSRIDPRFKHVRPVVYAVSRVNFSGFTSGNYHHGGGGGGAGSSQGTTGSQYNFHRQHDFLRPPNTGGWQYSHHQYRSYGMLIGRVLRGVLKLRYLVLGGAIGGGVTLNKRYEEWKDGLPDMKWLEEVLPDNEKWAGFTRNLLAVKDAVKDSIEIDPRLKQLSENKMNEWRQWFDQRLDNAIEAAETQQNPQIESSFQNLSEFISDLYGATKEELRAKNTVNAKGLGAEESRKRVDTLQAQVDSLQTEIMNVQLKYQREVEKLEKENRDLRQQYLIMKTNRKQPTKKRIKKSLIDMYSEVLDELSGYDTSYTTADHLPRVVVVGDQSSGKTSVLESIAQARIFPRGSGEMMTRAPVKVTLSEGPYHVAQFRDSDREYDLTKESDLSELRRDVEIRMRNSVRGGKTVSMDVISMTVKGPGLQRMVLVDLPGIISTQTVDMAPDTRDQIKHMTEHYMSNPNAIILCIQDGSVDAERSNVTDLVSQCDPLGKRTIFVLTKVDLAEDLADPNRIRKILSGKLFPMKALGYFAVVTGRGRKDDSIETIREYEEKFFKNSKLFQSGVTMSHQVTTRNLSLAVADRFWKMVRETIEQQADAFKATRFNLETEWKNNFPRLRESGRDELFEKAKGEVLDEVVNLSQVSAKKWEELMNNKLWEKLSSYVFENVYLPAAQSGSQNSFNTMVDIKLRQWAEQALPAKSVEAGWEALQKEFQHLMEVARRTPDHDDLYDNLKSAVIDEAIRRHSWEDKAIDMLRVIQLNTLEDRSVHDKQEWDQAVRFFETSVKEKLQATETTIGEMFGPSTSQKWLQWRSSTEEQTKRRHVKGELDKILDSDAKHSPTLSYDELTTVRKNLQRGNIEVETDYIRETWYPIYRRHFLKLALNRAYDCRKAYYLYSQQGNDCEINCSDVVLFWRIQQVIKVTANALRQQVINREARRLDKEIKEVLDEYGEDDEKKQQLLTGKRVQLAEELIRVRQIQEKLEEFINALNLEK